One Carya illinoinensis cultivar Pawnee chromosome 5, C.illinoinensisPawnee_v1, whole genome shotgun sequence genomic window, TTTGAAATTTAATATTGATTTCCCAAACTTCCTCCCTTTAGAcccttcttttcccttctttttatCATTCTCTGATGACGATGGTGGTGGAGGGTCAGGATTGTCATAATCCCATTGATCAGCCCAAGAAAGTCCAGAATCCATCTCTCCTTCCTTCCCCAACTTTCTTGCATTCCCTGGACAAGAACTTTTGGATGAACTACTTTAGAAATTTGTTTTAACAATTACTTGTTATTTTGTGCTAATGCTAATTTGGTTATTATGGATTAACAGCCACAAAAAATTGTCTTAAACCTTAAATATAACCAGCCTTTCTTTATCCAACTTCTGAATGAGTTTGGTTAGCGCTAGGCTATTTTGGTAAGTTAAAAAACGTTCCTTCATCACCCTCTTTGACGAGGTCTCCATTGCTTAATACAATGATAAATTTAGACCTTATATCCATGCTAAACCCTacattttgtgtaattatttcTGCCATCAATTATCTGGCTAATTTAAGATAGATGTTCATGCTTACAAAGTGCGATTCACTTCAACTCTTTATAACATCTTCATAAGGTAGAGATCAATATCGAGTGAAGGAATTACTATCAAGTACTATAATCTTTATCTATACGTGGATGCATACGTATATATGTGAAATAATGCAGACAATTCTAATcataaattagaatatcatgATGAGCTATAATTGTACAAAAAACATGTCCATAAAGTCACATCACAAGAAACTTTCTTTTTGCATACAGAAGTTCCCtaatttgttatatacaaaagtaaaaactTGATTACTTGCAGATTGTCTTACAACGGTTTTTCATGGAATAAAATTAATCCATATCTCCTTTTTTAATGTTAATGCATTAGTGTCTTTTTACATTCACAATATGAAAAAATCGCTCCATAATAAAACCATCTCTATCAACAAACCTCAAAATAACTCCATCAACAGACTTCtatcaattttgaattttgggtAATGTAAATTTAGAATTTCATGGAGCATTTTCCAAAACTACTCCatcaattttatcattataagtTGCTAAGAGTTTAAtcaattcaataaaattatcttgatttttttaattagagcTTTTATCATAACCTCTAAATGCACTTGCTTGGAATGTTGTCCATTGAACACTTTATATTGAAGTTTTGAGTTGCAACCGATTATTCTCCATTTCTTGAAATGATTGTCTTTCAATTAACATATCAATATGCTGTGGGTGATTCATTAGATTCTCACAACGATTCATAACAACTTTCTGTGGTAAATTTGGATCTTTTCCTCACATGTCCTATTAGAGGACAATTCATTTAGTCgttcacattttttcaattgtcaaaatctTTCAATGTAAATGCATTTGATCTTGGATGATTTGTTGAATTTTTAGCAAAAATAAGCATGGAAGATAAAATATAGCATTCTTTGAGGTTGCATACTCCAACCAATTGGAGAATATGTTGAATCAAGAAGCTTGAAAATGACAATTATGATTATCTGGCCCTGAAAATGGATAATCTGAAAGTTTGGCTTGATAGGAAATGACTTTAAGTTTATAAGCATGTCGGATTTATCATGTAAgttaattgaaaattttcatatttttggacgtAATCCTAGATCATGTTCCAAAGAGGTGGTGTGGGCTCTTTAATATTTAGAAAGACACTCATCAATTACTACAGTATTGAGATCCATTTCTAAAGATCTATCTAAAGGTGCATTAACTTTTGAATGAATtgcatcatttttattaaagaacGAATCAATTGTTTTTGGCTTGCCCATATTTCTCTAACAAGTGAAAGAAGGACAAATAAGTTAATCaattaaaacaacaaaaccaagcaagataaagaaaatgtttaaatgtggatgggaaaaaatttaaaagatatcaacacataaaaaatcataaaaagaatcttcattgtcatttatttatttatttttttttaaaaagaatcttGACTTcactaaatttcattttttctctcattcaaaaaagaataaatggaaaaaattgaggaaaataaactaaataatttGAGGATTAACTAAATAAATGGAAACTAAATATTGATTGAATATTTAATGGAGTCAATCAGTATCAAGATATTATTTCATAACTGGTTCAGGGTAATACTTATGAAAAACATTGGAGGCAAGAGCTAGGGCATAACCAACATGTAAACGCTGACGTGGTGGGCAATGTAAGTTAATGAAATGATCTCGTTTACATGTGAAATCGTTGCATTTTTTCCACTATGGTGGGGAGATTAAAGAACTTTAAGgatatatttaatgaaattatgtgttttatttaatttcaaaatacatTGTTTTGCAAATTTGAACCTTAACTCTGATTTCTCACTGACTTCTCCTTCTCCATTGagctccctctccctcttcatCTCTCCAATTTGTAATCCTAAACCCCATTTCTCACCGAATTCTCCTTCTACTTCAACCTTCTCTCCCTTTCCATCTCGATCCAGTTCATAACCCTAAGCACCCATTTCACTCTATTCTCCTTATCGTAATCCTTATACTTCAACCTCCTTCTCCCTTTTTACCTTTGTTAACATGAAACCAAAGGCCTGATTTCACTCCCTTCTCTTTCAAACCTGCTTCTCCTTCGAATGTACATAGCTTTTTGTTTCCCTCAAATGAAATTTAGGAAACAAAATGAGATTCAAGAATAACACTAGACCTTAAAAAGAATCACTAGTAATGCCACAAACAGAGCACTCCAGAATCAAGAAAAACAAGCAACAGTAGATTATATAGTGTTGCCAAGATGGGTTTGGGAGAAACAAAATTGTCTACTTGTGAAATCATTGAAATAGGTTTAGGAGAAATCATTGAAATGAAATCCAacatttttttgaaatgaaatctAAGAAATggattttatataaatcttcgAAATGTATTTGTGAGAAATTGTTGAAATGAAATCTAAcgtttttcaaaatgaaatctAAGAAATGGCTTggggagaaatttttttttagaggaaCATTGGCCAATGTTTTTCATTGAAATCGTCTACCTTTAGTTTTGAAATGGTTTTCAGAGAAACACTGGCCATGGTGATCTATTTttagcctttatttatttatttattatttttaacaaaagcaGACATGGCAATTTGCCATGTCACACGATTACATGTAGGTTACGCAATGGTGCTTGTACGTAGTGCAACTGGttaaataattttcaagatTTCTGCTCTTTCTTCTAAAAATACACCTAAGTTGATCTCTAAAAGTTAGGTTTTTTTGACTTCATACCTGATGTGCATCCGAGGTGTTCCCcaattctagtttttttttggttcttcatATCTTGATACTCTTTTAAAATTTGGAGATATGCAGCTCGAAAAGTAACTCATACAGGCAGGGGCAAAACAAACttctatatttgtgtttttggcATATAAGTTAatagttttgctacgtacaagtaCCATTGCGCAAATCATGTGATGTGGTAAATTGCCATGTTAGCTTctgtaagaaattaaaaaagaaaaaaaaagcaaaaaggtGCAAAGTAGACCACCATGGCTAGTGTTCCTCCAAAAACCATTAAAAAATCCAGTTCCGCCACATAAAAGCGCCATTGCGCAACCGGCGTGTAATCAGGTGAGCAAATTGCCACGTCAGATTTtgtaagaaattgaaaaaaaaaaaaaccaaaaaggtGAAAAGCATACTACCCTGACCAGTGTTCCTCTGAAAACCATTTCAAAACCAA contains:
- the LOC122309002 gene encoding uncharacterized protein LOC122309002 — translated: MDSGLSWADQWDYDNPDPPPPSSSENDKKKGKEGSKGRKFGKSILNFKWIKDIRKKSHEKQ